The following DNA comes from Candidatus Zixiibacteriota bacterium.
AGGGAAATTTTTGCTCGTTATGTCTAAGTTAAATGGTTGAGGCATCTGTTCCAATTCCAGGTGCAGAAACTGATCTTCTAAAACCTCTTTTAGTCTGGAGAAATCCTGCTCTTCTGACCCGGGCTCGGAGAACCCTTTTAATCCCAGGTTTTCCTTGAACCTGACTTTTAGGATATTCTGCTCGCCCTTATATTTTTCGATCTCTCTTAAAAGCTCGGATGAGTTTTTGAATTTATCTAATTCAAGTTCCGTCTCCTGCCACTTGAGCTCCCCGGTCTTAATTTTTTCTACCCTTGGCAGACCTTCGTTTAACTCAATTAGCAAGACATTCCCGGAATCTTTTTCCCCGAATTTAAGCTGTTCCGGAGAGCCGGAATAGTAAGTTAAAGGTTTCTTGCAGACCTCTTGAGTTGAATGCCAGTGCCCCAGGGCAACATAATCAAACCCGCTTTTCTCCAGTTCTTCTATGGTAATGGGAAAATCATCCCCCTGACTTTTTGAAGGAATCTGAAGTGACCCGTGAGCTAGCGCGATATTAAATCTTGAGTTAAATTCTTGTTTCAAAACAGGTAGCGGACTTTCCCCACTTCTGTTTGACCGGTTCGGCTTGCCGTATACGGTTACCCCTAAATCCTCAAAAAATACAAAGGGATTTTCCTCATCCGCCAGAAGATGGAAATTAGGAGGCAAAAGGCTCGGCTCGATATTCCGGTAAATAGAGCTGTTGTCATAGCAGTCATGTGTTCCCGGGACCAGGCAGACGTGTATTTTGCCTAATCTGGCGAACTCTCCCAGGATAAATCCCAGGGTAGCTCTGGAGATCTGATTGGAATTGAAGAGGTCACCTGCTACCAGTAGCAAATCGACATTTTTCTCCAGGGCTAAGTCTATGACCTTCATAAAAGTTTTCTTAAGTTGTGCCCTGACCCGGTCACCGCTCCTGCCCAGACCTGAGAACTTAGCCCCTAAGTGTATGTCCGCAGTATGTAAGATTTTAACCATTTTCTAATGTTTAGAAGGTATAGTTTTACCTAGAACTCCAGTTAATCTTATCGGCTGAAAGGGATAAATTGTTTAAGATTTTTTAAGAAGGGACAAAACAATGTTCTGTCCATGCGGTTGTTTAACCTCTCCTTATTAAGGAGAGGGATAGGGAGAGGTTCAAAAAAAAGTCAGTAGGGGCGACCCGCCGGGTCGCCCCTACCAATTCAAAATCGCAGACTAAAGTCTGTGACTACCTTAAAGTGTTTTGTCTTTTTCCTCGATCCCTTGAATCCTTGAATCCTTAGATGTTTATTTCCTCACAAGTTTCGCCACCGCTTCGATATGATAAGTCTGCGGGAACATATCCACCGGCTGAACTTTTTCCAGAATGTAATCTTTTTCAGCTAAAACCTGCAGGTCACGGGCTAAGGTAGTTGGATTGCAGGAGACATATACGATTTTTTTAGGTTTGATTTCAAGCATTGAAGAGATTACCTTCTTATGCATTCCGCCTCTGGGAGGGTCAACCACGATAACCCCTGGCGAGTAATTCTCCTTGACTAATGACGACAGCACATCTTTCGCTTCTCCCAGAAGAAACCGGCAGTTTTTTATGGAATTAAGTTCCGCATTCCTGATCGCATTTTCTACTGAATCTTTGACTGATTCTATACCGGTAACCCATTTTGCCTTCTGAGCCAGGAAAAAAGAGATGGCACCTGTACCAGAGTATAAATCCAAAACCTCTTCTGAACCTTGTAATTCCGCATAATCAGTGACTATGTCAAATAGCTTCTCTGCCTGTTTGGTATTGGTTTGAAAAAAAGAGTTGGCCGAGATTTCAAAATGGAACCTGCCTAATTTTTCCTGAATAGTTCCTTTTCCCGCCAAGACTACTTCTTCCTCTCCAAAAGCGATATCAGCGAATTTGGTATTTATATTCCGAACCACCGTTTTTACCTGAGGAAAGCTCTCCATAAGTCCAGAAGCAAGTCTTTCTGCTTGTTTGAATTCGCCTGAATATGTTACCAGATTAACCATAATTTCTGATTTATTAACACTTTCTCTGATGGCTAAATATCTCAAAAAACCGGTATGCTCTTTAGGGTCGTAAGGAATAAGCTTCTCTTTTGCGCAAAAATCCCTTACCCACCAGATTATCTGGTTTGAAAGTCCGGATTGAAGATAACATTTTTGAAGGCTAAATACCCTTCTGAAATCTTCAAAGGGATGTAAACCGAGGATAAGTTTCCCCTCAAGGTCTTTGCCAAAGGAGAACTCCATCTTGTTGCGGTAAAAATAGGTATCGTCTGAACGGATTATCTTTTCAGTCTCGAAATCTAAAAAACCACCTAGATGTTTGAGCGATTCCTTTACTGTTTTTTCTTTGTAGATAAGCTGAGTTTCATAATCCAGATTTTGCCAGGTGCATCCCCCGCACAAACCAAAATGAGAGCAGACTGGTACAATTCGTTTTTCTGAGCTTTTTAGAACCTCAACTACTTTCGCTTCAGCAAAGTTCCTTTTTTTCTTTTCGATTATGACCTTGAGAACATCCCCTGGAAGACCTCCCCTTACTAAAACCACCAGCCCGTCCAATTTCCCCACCCCTTTGCCCCCATAGGCCAAATCTGTGACTGAGACTTCAACAATATCCCCTTTTTTAATAACCATTCCGAGTCCTTTTGCCATTTTCTAAGTTGGGGGCAGATTGCGTTGCAAGAAAAAAATAAAGGGCGAGGGAACCTCGCCCCTACAAATTCAGTTCCTCATTCTATTCGTAACAGGGACTCCCTGCAAGAAACCTGAATCAGAGTCATCAGTTTTCTCTCAAGTCTTCTCTGTGCCTTTTAGATAATTCAACAACCCACCCTTTTCAGTTATCTCTAATTCCAATCCTGAAAGAGGATGCCCGATTATGCTTTTGCCTGTGGACTGATTTTTCACTTCTCCGGAGAGGATATCTATTTCGAGAATGTCACCGGTCTTAACGCTCGTGGATATGCCGGGACATTCCAAAAGAGGAAACCCTAAATTTATGGCATTCCGGTAAAAAATCCGGGCAAAGGAATCTGCTACTACACAACTAACCCCGTTTTCTTTCAGACAGACAACAGCATGCTCTCTGGACGAGCCGGTGCCGAAGTTCTTGCCGGCAACGACTATGTCTCCGGGCTTCACCTCCTGGCTGAATTTCTCAAAACCCGGCACAAACTCCATCGCATGCTTTTTCATCTCCTGGGGATCAGTCAGAGGAAGATACTGCCCGTGATAGATCTGATCCGTGTCGATGTCATCTCCAACCACCCAG
Coding sequences within:
- a CDS encoding DNA repair exonuclease; translated protein: MVKILHTADIHLGAKFSGLGRSGDRVRAQLKKTFMKVIDLALEKNVDLLLVAGDLFNSNQISRATLGFILGEFARLGKIHVCLVPGTHDCYDNSSIYRNIEPSLLPPNFHLLADEENPFVFFEDLGVTVYGKPNRSNRSGESPLPVLKQEFNSRFNIALAHGSLQIPSKSQGDDFPITIEELEKSGFDYVALGHWHSTQEVCKKPLTYYSGSPEQLKFGEKDSGNVLLIELNEGLPRVEKIKTGELKWQETELELDKFKNSSELLREIEKYKGEQNILKVRFKENLGLKGFSEPGSEEQDFSRLKEVLEDQFLHLELEQMPQPFNLDITSKNFPQHTVTGQFLKIMEEKINSANEESRGKYQQAKVLGYLYLSGKEGI
- the rlmD gene encoding 23S rRNA (uracil(1939)-C(5))-methyltransferase RlmD, with amino-acid sequence MVIKKGDIVEVSVTDLAYGGKGVGKLDGLVVLVRGGLPGDVLKVIIEKKKRNFAEAKVVEVLKSSEKRIVPVCSHFGLCGGCTWQNLDYETQLIYKEKTVKESLKHLGGFLDFETEKIIRSDDTYFYRNKMEFSFGKDLEGKLILGLHPFEDFRRVFSLQKCYLQSGLSNQIIWWVRDFCAKEKLIPYDPKEHTGFLRYLAIRESVNKSEIMVNLVTYSGEFKQAERLASGLMESFPQVKTVVRNINTKFADIAFGEEEVVLAGKGTIQEKLGRFHFEISANSFFQTNTKQAEKLFDIVTDYAELQGSEEVLDLYSGTGAISFFLAQKAKWVTGIESVKDSVENAIRNAELNSIKNCRFLLGEAKDVLSSLVKENYSPGVIVVDPPRGGMHKKVISSMLEIKPKKIVYVSCNPTTLARDLQVLAEKDYILEKVQPVDMFPQTYHIEAVAKLVRK
- a CDS encoding 3-isopropylmalate dehydratase small subunit; its protein translation is MMTKFKGKAWVVGDDIDTDQIYHGQYLPLTDPQEMKKHAMEFVPGFEKFSQEVKPGDIVVAGKNFGTGSSREHAVVCLKENGVSCVVADSFARIFYRNAINLGFPLLECPGISTSVKTGDILEIDILSGEVKNQSTGKSIIGHPLSGLELEITEKGGLLNYLKGTEKT